Within the Marinitoga litoralis genome, the region TAAAACTGGTCTCCAAAAAGATAATTCTATTTCCCCTTTAGTTAAATAATCTTGTCCCATAGCTACAAGTTTTTGAGCTTGTTTGTTTTGAGTATTTTCTGCATATAACAAATGTGCATATTGTATAGCATAATAAGGTTTTTCAATAACTTGCTCTAAATCTTTAAAGAAATTCCTTATATCTTCTGCTGTTAAATCCTCCGATGAAAGTTTACTATAATATTTTTCTTTTAAAGTTTTCGCATTAGAAACTGCGCTTTCAAAATCTTTTTTTATTTGTTCACTTTCTGGAGAGTCGTAAAAAAATGATAAATCCCATTGCATAATATATCCTCCTTCTAAATTCATTTATTTAAAAACAATATTTTTATATATTAATATTATAACACTGTTTTAACTATTATGCAATATTATAATAGTAATTATAATTATATACTTTTTTAATATGAAAGGATTTAAATATGATAGACATTGTTGCCGTATCTGATGAAGAAAGAAGTTATCTCAATATAAAAAAATGTGATATTTTACTAGGTTGTGGAGATTTATCTCCTGGGTATCTTGATTTTTTAATGAATAAATTAAAACCTAAAATTAGTTTAATGATATATGGTAATCACGATAAAAAATACTTTCAAAACTTATTTAAAGTAGAATTATCTGATTATTCTAATACATATAAAGGATTAAAAATAATTCATCAAGATATTATAAATTTAAAAGAAATTCTTAATATAAAAAAAAGCCTATATATAAGTGGATTTTCAGGAGCATATTCATATGGAAAAAAACCTTTTCATTTTTCTGAAAAGGATGCAAAAATATTTAAAAGAATATTAGGACGCAAAAAGGCTTTTAAATTAATAAAAGATATTGATATTATTATTACTCATTCACCGCCTGGATTAGAAAATTTATTTGAAAAAAACATAAGCGCATTTCACAAAGGTTCTAGTATTATGGCTAATATTTATATGAAATATTTTCCTAAAATTTGGTTCTACGGTCACATACATCCTAGATATACAGATCAAATTCTTAATTTTAGAATTCATTATAAAAATAAAATATCTTATTTATTAAATTCAGTTCCATATAAATATGTTAGATATGATGAAGAAAAAAAAGAAGTTGTTGAAATTATAGGTGAAGAAAAAACTGTTAAATTTAAAGATATTTTTCTTTAATGGGAGAGGATTATATGAAAAATATGAGATACGATAGTGCTAAAGAATATTTAAATGCTAAAAAAAGGGGAGAACGAGAATTAGATTTTTGGAAAAATAGAGGTAAAGATGGATATTTACCTTCTTTAGAAAGTATTCTTAATAATTCTCAAATAATTAACGAAACAAATTTAGGTACTGTTGAAGTCCCAATAAAAAAGATAAAGGGGACATTTTATGAATCAAGAAGAAATGCTTTTGCTAAAAATTTTATGCCTCTTTTAGAAGAAGATACTGAATTTGCAATAAAATGGATGAATTTATTTGAAGCTCAGCAAGAAGAAGGTATTAGAGATGCAATAATAGCTTATGAATTTTTAAATAAGTTTTACGTTGTAGAGGGTAATAAGAGAGTTAGCGTTTTAAAATACCTAGACTCTCCTTTTATTATGGCTAATGTTAGAAGATTAATACCAAAATATGATGAAATGGATTTAAATATTAGAATATATTATGAATTTTTAGATTTCTATGAAAAAACTAAAATAAATATGATTTGGTTTAAGAGAGAAGGCGGGTTTAAAGAATTAGAAGAAATATTAATTAATTATATAGAAGAGAATAAGGAAAATCCAAAAGAATTTTTCAATTTTTTTGAAAAATTTATATATTGGAATTTTAGAAAAATATACCATGAATTAAATGGAGAAAAATTACCAATAACTACAGGGGAAGCATTTCTATTTTATTTAAAAAAATATGGGATAGAGAAAGCATTATTAGATAAAGATTTAAAATTAAAAGTTAAAGAGGTTATAAAGGAATTAGAAGAAATTTATTTAGAAGAAAAGAAAAATATATTCCAAGAAATGTTATCCCCATTTATTAAATCAAATTCAACCCAAAAATTAAATATCGCATTTGTATATAGAAATTATATAGAAGAAAGTACCTGGGTAAAATCACATGATATAGGAAGAAAATATATAGAAGAAATTTTTGGTGATAAAATAAATACTATTTATGTTGAAAATGTTTCTAAAGATAAATCATATGATGTGATAAAAGAATTAGCAGAACAAAACCATGATCTAATAATAACTACGAGTGTTGATTATATGAATAGCACTTATAAGGCTGCTATAGATTATCCAAATACTAAATTTTTAAATTGTGCAGGGTATAAAAGTTATAGGAATTTATCTGTATATTTTGGCAGAATATACCAACCAATGTTTTTAACAGGAATAATTGCTGGAGCAATCACGAAAAAAAATAAAATAGGATATATAGCTCCATATCCTATGCCATTATTTATAAGAACATTAAATGCCTTTTCTTTAGGAGTAAAAACTGTTAACCCGCATGCTAAAATAATTGTAAAATGGACTAATTGTTGGATAAATGAAGATATAGAAAGTGAAAAAACATTAGGTTTAATAAAAGAAAATATAGACGTATTAGCTTCAAATATGGATTCATTAACACCACAAATAATTGCTGATAAAAATAAAATATATTATATAGGTTATAATGTAATTACTGAAGAAAAAACTCCTGAAACATATATTGCGGCTGCATATTGGAAATGGGGGAAAATATATAGTAAAATTGTTAAAAAGTTATTGAATAATGAATGGGAAATAACTACTTCAAAAAATCTCGAAGATTTAAAAAGATATTGGTATGGAATGGACAGTAAAGTTGTTAAATTATATAAAAATAAAAACCTAATCCCAGGTCAAACTGAAAAAATTGTCGGAGTATTAAAAGAACTATTAAAAAAAGGAACATATGATATATTTTCAGGCCCTATATATGATACAAATAAAAATCTAATTGTAGATAGAAATGAAAGTTTACTTGATGAAGACCTATTAAAAATGAATTGGTATCTTGATAATATAGAAGGTGATTTACAAAAGGTTATTTTTAATACTGAGGGCTAATTTTAAAGTATGCTTAATTATAATAAAATGTATTTAAAAAAAGAATTTAGAATTGAAAATTTCTTAAGAAATGATTACAAAATATATTTGATAGGAATAAATACAAATTCAGGAAAATGAATAAAAAAATCATATAATAATTATCTTGGAATTTTCAGGGCTAATTTTAGTGTATAATACTAGTATAAAAACCAATGATATCAAACAATTAAAAATGATAATAAACATATAAATCAAAAAGTTAACAATTAAAGTTAAAAAATAACAATAAAAAAGTATAATTTGATATAATAAAAATGTAAATTTATTAAATTTACGAAAAGTAAAATTTATCGGAAATTTACATCTATGTTATTGATTTTTTTTTTTTTTTTTTTGATAATATTCAATATATAAAAAGATAATTTTATATTAATTAATGTATATAATAATATTTATAAATAAAAATATAAAATTCTGACGTCAGAATAAAATTTACTAAAAAGAGGTGATATTAGTGAAAAAGTTTTATAGTATATTACTATTTATTTTACTGATTTCAATATCTACTTTTGCCAGTAAATATTTTGGTTGGGAAACAGAAACTATAAATTCATGGTATTATTATACTCCATGGGAAAGGTTAGTTACTGTAACTAATAATACTTTAGATAATATAAATGTATCTAAGTCAAAAACAGTTACTCAAACAATAACATTGAATGCTGGTGGAGAAACGGAATTATTTGATTTATTAAAAATGAAATTTAATATTGGATCTAGTTTGACAGTTTCTCAAACATTATCAATAAATGCAGTGTGTCGGCCGGGGTATAGATTAACTTGGGATTCTAGGTGGAAAAGATATAGGTCTTGGGGAATGGCGTATTATTATATGTATTATGAAGAAGTTAAATTAACAACTTGGACAGTTGATAAACCTTTATATGTCGAAGATAGAATTACAACTAATCCTATAAATTAAAGTTAATAAACACTCTATTAGATTAGATAATGCTAATAGAGTGTTTTGTTAAATATTAAAGAGGAGGGATTTTTTTGAAAAAAAAAATATTAACATTGATATTTAGTATTGTAATAATATATTATCTTTATGCAAACGATAATATGAAATTTTTTAGAATCGAAGAAAAATATGATAATTCAATAATGAATTATACGTTTTATCCTGACTTAGGTTTAATAACAAATTCTTCTTTAGATTTTCAACATAAAAATATTTATTTATTTTTTAAAAAAAAGAAAGTTATATTAAAAATAAATTTTGATAACTCAACAGAAAAAGTTAATGCTTTTAATCTCTTTAATAAAGAAGATATTGAAATAAATAATATTATCCCGATAAAAGATGATATTATAGTATTTTCAAAGAAAAATAAAAAATTGTATGTTTTTTCTAATTTGGGGAAATTAAAATATACTATTAATAATGAAGATTTATTAGATAATGTAAAATATATTTTGCCATATAAAAATGAAAGTTTAATACTAATAAATGATATTGGAGAATTACATTTGATTAATGTAAAAGGAATTGTCTTAAATTCTGTAGATATTATAAAAAAATTAAAAATTGACATGTTTTCAATTGAAAAATATAAAATTAACAATGAAAATTTTTATTATTTGTCTAATGAAAATAAAATATATCAATATAATATAAAAACTGGAGAAATAAAAAAAATATTGGAATGGTTTCCTAATAAAATAATAGATTTTTCTGTAGGGTTAAATGGTAATATATTCTTTTTATATAGAGATAATAATACAGTAAAAGGTTCTTATTTGTTTTCTCAAAGTAGTTTAGTTAAAGTATTTTGCAAAATACCATTAGATATAATTTTTGAAGGAAATATTAAAATATCAAATATTGATAATTATATATTAATTATAGGCGATAAAGGCTATAAAGTTTACAATATTGATAAAATTATTAATGAGTAAGGGGTGTATTTTATTGTTGAGAAAAAATTTTTTTATATTATTTATTTTTTTAGTTGTCTATAATTTTGGAAATAATATAATTATAGATATGAAATTAATTACTGACGAAAGTATATTAGAAAAGTCACCGAGCGTTATTTCTAAACTTGAAGAAATAAAATTTTACAATTATTCAGGAAAAGGAATAACTTTATATTTACCATATATAAATTTTTATGTTGATTTAAATACTCAAGTTATATCATCAAATTTTAATTTAAATAATTTTTTAGCTATGAATAGTACTCACCTGTCAATGTTAACAGAGGATAGATTAAAATATGAATTAAAAAATATAAAAATTTTGGAAATGGAAAAAAAGGCAAAATTATTTTATCAGGCAATCACGAATGAGAAAATTTTAAAAGAAATTGAAAATATTTATAATGAGGCTAAAAATATTATTAAAAGTAGTGAATTTATGAAAAAGCAAATTAGTAATGAAGATTTATTATTTAAACAATTAGAATTAAAAAGAAAAAAATATAAGCAGCAAAAAAATATTTTAGAATTACAATTAAAAAATGTATTTTTTATTAAAGAAAGCGATAATATTATTTTGAATGCTAAAGATTATAAAGAAGATATATATAATTTTGATAAAAATAAGTTTTTAAAAAAAGATTATCTCTATGATTTACCTGAAGTAAAAGTTCAATTATATAAATTAAAAGAAAATAAAGCTGAAGAGATATCAAATTTTTATAGAAATAATATACCCCATATATCTCCCTATATAACAATAAATGATTTTACAAATGTAGAA harbors:
- a CDS encoding metallophosphoesterase family protein — translated: MIDIVAVSDEERSYLNIKKCDILLGCGDLSPGYLDFLMNKLKPKISLMIYGNHDKKYFQNLFKVELSDYSNTYKGLKIIHQDIINLKEILNIKKSLYISGFSGAYSYGKKPFHFSEKDAKIFKRILGRKKAFKLIKDIDIIITHSPPGLENLFEKNISAFHKGSSIMANIYMKYFPKIWFYGHIHPRYTDQILNFRIHYKNKISYLLNSVPYKYVRYDEEKKEVVEIIGEEKTVKFKDIFL
- a CDS encoding BMP family ABC transporter substrate-binding protein, whose protein sequence is MKNMRYDSAKEYLNAKKRGERELDFWKNRGKDGYLPSLESILNNSQIINETNLGTVEVPIKKIKGTFYESRRNAFAKNFMPLLEEDTEFAIKWMNLFEAQQEEGIRDAIIAYEFLNKFYVVEGNKRVSVLKYLDSPFIMANVRRLIPKYDEMDLNIRIYYEFLDFYEKTKINMIWFKREGGFKELEEILINYIEENKENPKEFFNFFEKFIYWNFRKIYHELNGEKLPITTGEAFLFYLKKYGIEKALLDKDLKLKVKEVIKELEEIYLEEKKNIFQEMLSPFIKSNSTQKLNIAFVYRNYIEESTWVKSHDIGRKYIEEIFGDKINTIYVENVSKDKSYDVIKELAEQNHDLIITTSVDYMNSTYKAAIDYPNTKFLNCAGYKSYRNLSVYFGRIYQPMFLTGIIAGAITKKNKIGYIAPYPMPLFIRTLNAFSLGVKTVNPHAKIIVKWTNCWINEDIESEKTLGLIKENIDVLASNMDSLTPQIIADKNKIYYIGYNVITEEKTPETYIAAAYWKWGKIYSKIVKKLLNNEWEITTSKNLEDLKRYWYGMDSKVVKLYKNKNLIPGQTEKIVGVLKELLKKGTYDIFSGPIYDTNKNLIVDRNESLLDEDLLKMNWYLDNIEGDLQKVIFNTEG